GTTTTATAACATCAGTGTTATTTCTAAGGAAACCCTTGAGTTTTTAAAATCTTTGCCCTTTACCGCAGAAACAGATGGTTTTATGTTTGTTCATGGTTCACCTTCAGAACCAGAAGAGTTTGAATATATATACTCATCTATTCAAGCTGGAAGAGAATTGAGACTCACGTCCAAAAGAGTTACTTTTTTTGGACATACCCACATACCCGTTATATATGAATATGACGAAGAAAGGGAGAAAGTAATCAGCCTTGAAAAGTATGTGAGATTTAAAGAAGGGAAACGCTACCTGATTAACCCTGGGAGCGTAGGGCAACCAAGGGATGGGAATCCTGAGGCCAGTTTTGGCATTCTTGATATGGAAGAAGGAGTTTACAGACATTACAGGGTGGAATATGATATTTTCGAAACTGTGGCGGAAGTGATCCATGCTGGTTTAAATCCACTGCTTGCCGAAAGGCTTTATGATG
The sequence above is a segment of the bacterium genome. Coding sequences within it:
- a CDS encoding metallophosphoesterase family protein, whose product is MSDIHSNLPALKAVLAKARRIGYDKIICLGDFVGYYTRPNQVVELIKNDLAIAVMGNHDYGLLHPQSITLNFNELAREALFYNISVISKETLEFLKSLPFTAETDGFMFVHGSPSEPEEFEYIYSSIQAGRELRLTSKRVTFFGHTHIPVIYEYDEEREKVISLEKYVRFKEGKRYLINPGSVGQPRDGNPEASFGILDMEEGVYRHYRVEYDIFETVAEVIHAGLNPLLAERLYDGF